The Termitidicoccus mucosus DNA segment ACGTTAAACGCACGCATCTTCGATCACACTATTTCCCAACAGCTTAACCAACTCCGCGTAGCACCGATTACGTGGTAACCACCATCAACCACACGAAAGGGGATTTCTTTTAAGTTTGGGCTATTAACCTAATACGCAAATATCATGAAAATCATAAAAGCTAGAATCTTATTCCTTCTGACCACGGCCCTATCATTAGGGGCGAATTTGGCATCGGCTCAGATAGTCAACTATCAGGTTGAAATGCGTCAGGGCGGACCAAATTGGGGGGACAGATATGGTTCCCTGATGTATCATACTTCCCGACAGGAAGGAGAGGCGGCCTTGGCGGCGGCGATTGATAGCATGGTGCATCACCTTCGCTACACCTATGGTTCAAATCCGGTTAACGACAGATATATGTGCGGCTCCTGTGGAGCTGATTTGAAAGCCAAGCTTATTGCAAAAATTCGGGAATGGAAAGCCTCGCCTCCTACTTCGACTGTATCATACATGGCTATTCCAATTCATGGGCATGGCGTAACTTCAGGACACGCTCAGTCATTTTACTGGTGGCCCATGACCATCACGTATATCGCTCCATCGGAGACATGGACTCCTTTCGATGAACCGAATGGAGATAAATATTTATATAAAGATTGGTATGTGCTGGATGCTAGCAACTTGCAACGTGTATGGCGTCAGAATTGGCGAAAAGGTGAACGCTGCACCAGCGGAGCATCGCTTGGCTTAGAACGTAATGTTGAAAATTACTTCAAGGATGAACCCGAGATAAAGCCAATGGGCGATCCTTCATTTTGGGAGTATTTTGATGTCATGGTCCGCAACTGGTATGATGCCGGCGACTGGGCACCGCTGGCATCCACAGTTGCTTACGGTCAGGTTTTCACGCAAACGAAAGTTCAGAAGCAGGACTGGCAAAAGGGCGAACGATGCACGGTCGGGCCGAAAAAGGGCGAGACGCGGAATGTCATCGACTACACCAAGGAACGCCTGCAAACCCAGACCACGACCGGCCTCGCCGAGGAATGGGAGCCTTTTGACATACCGGTCGGCGGCTGGTATGACACCTCCAATTGGACACCCGACCCATCGACGATTCCCCACGGGCAGGCTTTTACGCAGACCAAAACCCAGCGCCAGAACTGGCGCAAAGGCGAGCGATGCATCGTGGGGCCGGCGCCAGGAACGGAGCGCAACGTCGTCCCCTACCCTCGCGATCAGACCATCACCCAATCGGCGACCGGCACGCAGGAGATCTGGAATCAGGTCTATTGGTGGACCGACTGGTATCCGATCACCGATTGGGAGCCGGCTGACCTGTCGAAGGTTCCCGTCAATACAACGGTCACTCAGACCATGCATTTCAGGCGCGATCAATTCATGAAGGAGGTCAGCAATCTGAACAACATCCGCAACGACCAGACTTATATACAGTCTGAATTTCGCAGCGAGACGAGGCAGGCGCAGGGGACGCAGCCATTGCCGACCGATGCCACCGTCAAGGTAAAGCCGAAGGCCCCGGAGGTCAAAGTTCAAAACTCCCAAACCAAGGGCGGCGCGCAAATCAGCGTGGAAGACAAAAAATGACATTACGCACCGTTATCAGTTCTCGCCCCTTCCCCCTCTCACTCTTGAGAGGGGAACCCTCCCGCTGTGCGCAGGGCGCGCTCCGGCGCGGCGGCTTCGCCGCATACCCTGTGCTCGCTCCGCCGAAACAACAAATATCATCATGATCAAATTGAAAGAGAATCCCGGCTTGGTTGCGATGAACGCACCTTTCATTGAGCCGATTGAGCATGGCGTCTCCATGGGCGCCTCCGACATCACGCTCTGCGCCGACATGCCCGTGATTTATCGCGTGGAGGGGCAGCTTCTGTTCGGCAAAAGACTGCCAGAGAATCATTTTAACGAACTCCACACCTTCCTTGAGCAGACCGGCGCGCGCCGTCACCTGAAAAATCACGACAGCCTCAGTTTTGACCACGATGGGAGCCGCTTCCGGCTGTCCTATTATTCCAGCGAGGATGGGGATACCATCGAGCTGCGTCTTTTGCCAAAGGCCCCGCGCCCTCTTGCCGAGCTTGGGGTCCCCGCAGGTTTCCTGAAATTATTGGACGCCCCCCGCGGTATCATCATCGTCACGGGCACGACCGGCTCTGGTAAAACGACGACCTTGGGTGGAGCCATCGACCAGATCAACTCCACGCAAAGTCATAAAATCATCACGCTGGAGGACCCCATTGAGATAAGGCACGAGAACAGAAAATCCATCGTCAAGCACCGCGAGCTGGGCAGGCACTTCCAATCATTTCCCGAGGCGATCCGGGCCGCCATGCGGCAGGACCCTGACATCATACTGTTGGGCGAGCTACGCGACCCGGAAACCATGAGCGCGGCCCTCACCGCCGCCGAGACCGGGCACTTGGTGTTCGCCACCGCGCATACCAAGGACGCTGCCGGCTGCGTGTCCCGCGTCCTCGATGCGCTGCCTGGTTCCGACGCACTGGCGTCCCTCGCTGGTTCGCTCGTGGGGGTGCTTGCCCAGCAACTCATTCCGGGCACCGACGGCAAGCGCGTGGCGGCTTTCGAGCTTTTAATCAACACGCAGGCCGTGCGCAACTGCATCCGCGAAAAACGCATTGACCACATCCGCGACGAGATCGGCCGCAACAGCACCCTGGGCATGGTCACAATGGATTACTCGCTCGAACAGCTCGTGCGCACGCGCCGCATCACCAAGGAGACCGCCCTGTCCTTTTGCATGAACCAGGCGGAATTAAAGCGAAAACTCGACCAGCTTCCCTCATGAATACTTACCAACGACTCATTATCGCCGGCGTTGCCGTCGCTCTTGCAATCACCGGCCGGGCCGTAACCCCCGACCCCGTTCCGAATTTCATGCGCGTCGGCGATCTTGCGGCCGAAGGCGCCCCTGCCTTTGGCGCCAGGCTCCAAAATCCCGCCGCGGCAGCGGCGTCCGTCACCGAGGATACCGATCCGATTGACGCCATCCTCGATGCCAGGGCGCGCCCCATCACGTTCGAGGGGACCGAGATTGCCGCCGCTTTCTACCAGTTGGGCCGCTCCTACGGGCTCAACATCAATGTTGACCCCGACGTGACCGGCACCGCGTTGCTTCGCTTCAACGGCGGCACGCTGCGCGAGCTGATCGACGCGCTGCTTGAAACCAACGACCTGTTTTGGACGCGCAAGAGGAACATGTTTTATGTGAAGCGAACGCAGGTGGAATTTTACTATATCGAATATCCCCAGGTGAACCGCACCACCAGCTCCCAGACCGCGATCAGCCTCAGCCCGAGCA contains these protein-coding regions:
- a CDS encoding type IV pilus twitching motility protein PilT, giving the protein MIKLKENPGLVAMNAPFIEPIEHGVSMGASDITLCADMPVIYRVEGQLLFGKRLPENHFNELHTFLEQTGARRHLKNHDSLSFDHDGSRFRLSYYSSEDGDTIELRLLPKAPRPLAELGVPAGFLKLLDAPRGIIIVTGTTGSGKTTTLGGAIDQINSTQSHKIITLEDPIEIRHENRKSIVKHRELGRHFQSFPEAIRAAMRQDPDIILLGELRDPETMSAALTAAETGHLVFATAHTKDAAGCVSRVLDALPGSDALASLAGSLVGVLAQQLIPGTDGKRVAAFELLINTQAVRNCIREKRIDHIRDEIGRNSTLGMVTMDYSLEQLVRTRRITKETALSFCMNQAELKRKLDQLPS